In Triticum urartu cultivar G1812 chromosome 6, Tu2.1, whole genome shotgun sequence, the following proteins share a genomic window:
- the LOC125513737 gene encoding histone H2B.2-like: protein MAPKAAEKKPVATAEKTTAGKKPKAEKRAPATKEAGGEGKTRGRKKGSKAKKGVETYKIYIFKVLKQVHPDIGISSKAMSIMNSFINDIFEKLAGESAKLARYNKKPTITSREIQTSVRLVLPGELAKHAVSEGTKAVTKFTSS from the coding sequence ATGGCACCCAAGGCGGCGGAGAAGAAGCCGGTGGCCACGGCCGAGAAGACGACGGCGGGGAAGAAGCCCAAGGCGGAGAAGCGGGCGCCGGCGACCAAGGAGGCCGGCGGCGAGGGGAAGACGAGGGGCAGGAAGAAGGGCAGCAAGGCCAAGAAGGGCGTGGAGACGTACAAGATCTACATCTTCAAGGTGCTCAAGCAGGTGCACCCGGACATCGGCATCTCCTCCAAGGCCATGTCCATCATGAACTCCTTCATCAACGACATCTTCGAGAAGCTCGCCGGCGAGTCCGCCAAGCTCGCCCGCTACAACAAGAAGCCCACCATCACGTCCCGGGAGATCCAGACCTCCGTCCGCCTCGTCCTCCCCGGCGAGCTCGCCAAGCACGCCGTCTCTGAGGGCACCAAGGCCGTCACCAAGTTCACCTCATCCTAG
- the LOC125516661 gene encoding uncharacterized protein LOC125516661 has product MRKMNPYPQKKKRAPRTQRKRSWAHSDLTTTTTRRGRAAIAIHRRYLRRRRPHRRFCAMLRLQGCVVSRLLSSPSTSAIFPLRRLLSATASAPIPPNPSGFAVEEYLVATCGLTQAQAIKASPKLAHLKSPANPDAVLAFLSGLGLSGADAAAAVAKDPRLLCAKVDRTLAPKAVGLAGIGLSRPEIARLVSLGPECFRSRHIVSKLQYYHPLFGSFHNFLRAYERSSYLLSRDLDKMIKPNVAFLHECGLAACDIVELVMYRRGILTTNPGRLRAMVACAEGIGVPRGSGMFRQALYAVAFQSEEKIAAKVDYLKTTLRWSAAEVGIAVSKAPMLLRRSKDTLRSKSEFLVSEVGLEPTLIAHRPIVLTYSLEGRLRPRHYLLKFVKANGLLDRDHSYICAVGLTENVFVKKFVRPHIEAAPHLAEDYAAACRGEVPTRFMFD; this is encoded by the coding sequence ATGAGAAAAATGAACCCCTACccgcaaaagaaaaaaagagcCCCACGCACACAGAGAAAAAGAAGCTGGGCCCATTCTGACTTAACCACGACCACGACACGCAGAGGCAGAGCTGCCATTGCAATCCATCGGAGatatctccgccgccgccgtccccaCCGCCGCTTCTGCGCCATGCTCCGGCTCCAAGGCTGCGTCGTTTCCCGTCTCCTCTCTTCTCCATCCACCTCTGCAATCTTCCCACTCCGCCGTCTCCTCTCCGCCACCGCGTCGGCCCCCATTCCCCCAAATCCCAGTGGCTTCGCCGTCGAGGAGTACCTCGTCGCCACCTGCGGCCTCACCCAGGCCCAAGCCATCAAGGCCTCCCCGAAGCTCGCGCACCTCAAGTCGCCCGCCAACCCCGACGCCGTGCTCGCCTTCCTCTCCGGCCTCGGCCTCTCCggcgccgacgccgccgccgccgtcgccaaaGACCCGCGGCTACTCTGCGCCAAAGTGGACCGAACACTGGCCCCTAAGGCCGTCGGGCTCGCCGGCATAGGCCTCTCGCGTCCTGAGATCGCCCGCCTCGTCTCCCTCGGCCCCGAGTGCTTCCGCTCCAGACACATCGTCTCCAAGCTGCAGTACTACCATCCCCTCTTCGGCTCCTTCCACAACTTCCTCCGGGCGTACGAGCGCTCCTCCTATCTTCTCTCGCGGGACCTCGATAAGATGATCAAGCCCAATGTCGCGTTCCTGCACGAGTGCGGGCTAGCTGCTTGTGATATTGTCGAGCTGGTCATGTACAGGCGGGGGATCCTGACCACCAACCCGGGGCGCCTCCGGGCGATGGTGGCATGCGCCGAAGGTATAGGCGTTCCCCGTGGCTCTGGGATGTTCAGACAAGCGCTGTATGCTGTCGCATTCCAAAGCGAGGAGAAGATTGCCGCCAAAGTGGACTACTTGAAGACCACGCTCAGGTGGTCTGCTGCTGAGGTGGGCATTGCTGTGTCTAAGGCTCCGATGCTGCTGAGGAGGTCAAAGGACACGCTGCGGAGCAAGTCCGAGTTCCTGGTGTCTGAGGTGGGGTTGGAACCAACGCTCATTGCTCATCGCCCGATAGTGCTCACTTACAGCCTGGAGGGCCGGCTCAGGCCCCGGCACTACCTTCTAAAGTTTGTCAAGGCAAATGGGTTGCTAGATCGTGATCACAGCTACATCTGCGCGGTCGGTTTGACGGAGAATGTTTTCGTGAAGAAGTTTGTGCGCCCTCACATTGAAGCTGCGCCGCACCTTGCTGAAGACTATGCGGCTGCTTGCCGAGGAGAAGTACCCACTAGGTTCATGTTTGATTGA
- the LOC125516266 gene encoding histone H2A.1-like, with product MAGRKGGDRKKAVTRSVKAGLQFPVGRIGRYLKKGRYAQRVGSGAPVYLAAVLEYLAAEVLELAGNAAKDNKKTRIIPRHLLLAVRNDQELGRLLAGVTIAHGGVIPNINSVLLPKKSPAAAEKEAKSPKKKTAAKSPKKKVAAKE from the exons ATGGCCGGAAGGAAGGGCGGCGACAGGAAGAAGGCGGTGACCCGCTCCGTGAAGGCCGGGCTCCAGTTCCCGGTCGGCCGCATCGGGCGCTACCTCAAGAAGGGCCGCTACGCCCAGCGCGTCGGCTCCGGCGCCCCCGTCTACCTCGCCGCCGTCCTCGAGTACCTCGCCGCAGAG GTTCTGGAGCTCGCCGGCAACGCGGCCAAGGACAACAAGAAGACCCGCATCATCCCGCGCCACCTTCTCCTCGCCGTCCGCAACGACCAGGAGCTCGGCAGGCTGCTCGCCGGCGTGACCATCGCCCACGGCGGCGTGATCCCCAACATCAACTCCGTGCTGCTCCCCAAGAagtcccccgccgccgccgagaaggaggccaagtcgcccaagaagaagacggcCGCCAAGTCCCCCAAGAAGAAGGTCGCCGCCAAGGAGTAG